Proteins from a single region of Juglans microcarpa x Juglans regia isolate MS1-56 chromosome 5S, Jm3101_v1.0, whole genome shotgun sequence:
- the LOC121267292 gene encoding uncharacterized protein LOC121267292, protein MDIDYAIRKDEPPAFTDTSTIAAIALYERWEQSNRLSMMFIKTRISAGIRGSVDQHEKVRDLLKAIDEQFVTSNKALASTLIMKFSSLRLTGVRGVREHIMQMRDNMAQLNKLEVEMSESFMVHYILNTLPHQYGPFKISYNTHKDKWSINELMTMCVQEEGRLMIEQGESAMLATHRKDKTQANKKGKFKIPPQGGIKKDSRCFFYKKKGHVKKECAKFQKWFADKGFAKLKEVSGK, encoded by the exons ATGGACATAGACTATGCTATTAGGAAAGACGAACCACCAGCATTCACTGATACCAGCACTATTGCAGCCATTGCACTTTATGAGCGATGGGAGCAATCTAATCGCCTCAGCATGATGTTCATTAAGACTAGAATTTCTGCTGGTATTCGTGGTTCTGTTGATCAGCATGAAAAGGTCCGAGACTTGCTGAAAGCCATTGATGAACAATTTGTCACTTCAAACAAGGCATTAGCAAGTACCCTGATCATGAAGTTCTCATCCCTAAGGCTCACCGGTGTGAGAGGTGTGCGTGAGCACATCATGCAAATGAGGGACAATATGGCTCAATTAAATAAACTCGAGGTTGAAATGTCTGAGTCCTTCATGGTGCACTATATCCTGAACACCCTCCCGCATCAATATGGACCcttcaaaatctcatacaacACACATAAGGATAAATGGTCAATCAATGAACTCATGACCATGTGTGTTCAAGAGGAAGGGAGACTGATGATAGAACAAGGTGAAAGTGCAATGCTGGCAACGCATAGAAAGGATAAAACTCAAGCCAATAAGAAAGGGAAATTCAAAATACCTCCCCAAGGCGGTATCAAGAAAGATTCCAGGTGTTTCTTCTATAAAAAGAAGGGACACGTGAAGAAGGAATGCGCCAAATTTCAGAAATGGTTTGCAGACAAAG GGTTTGCAAAACTTAAGGAAGTCAGTGGGAAGTGA